The Bacillus sp. Y1 genome has a window encoding:
- the pilM gene encoding type IV pilus biogenesis protein PilM, whose protein sequence is MFSFKKNDTFSGIDFRDQYITTAKVQIQNNKPVLLDIDVIDTKISIIENSRMADIKSIADLLKEKVLDKHVHLAFPTQNIIVRRITSLPDLKEEALAKLLQYQVGESIHLPFEKSIYDFVKIGTIKAEPDEQVDIEKLTAVEFASELREKETDKADILFFATSLPLSEDILEVSIQAGLKPLSAEIRGTALQRLISYTNPEWLRETEMVVDLSKESIDIHIFANETIAFSRTMTVGAMDSEQEDLFSVSDVLPFDGFVESLVEAAVSVEESAIYEETYINDVVTEIEKAQNFFRFSLSKGKSNFKRVIVTGKNACQFVSVLSDRLEVEVVDIDFSKIVSENFPKKDLLNSTSVAIGLALKGNETEKKKWKK, encoded by the coding sequence ATGTTCAGCTTCAAGAAAAACGACACATTCTCAGGTATAGACTTTCGCGATCAGTATATCACAACTGCGAAGGTACAAATCCAAAACAACAAACCTGTTTTACTTGATATAGATGTGATAGATACAAAGATTTCTATAATAGAAAATTCAAGAATGGCCGATATAAAGAGTATAGCCGACTTGTTGAAGGAGAAGGTGTTGGACAAGCATGTTCATCTGGCCTTTCCAACACAAAACATTATTGTGAGAAGAATTACCTCTCTTCCTGATTTAAAGGAAGAAGCGCTTGCGAAGCTTCTTCAATACCAGGTCGGGGAAAGTATTCATCTTCCTTTTGAAAAGTCTATTTATGATTTTGTGAAGATCGGGACAATTAAGGCGGAGCCCGACGAGCAGGTAGATATCGAAAAATTGACGGCTGTGGAGTTTGCTTCTGAGTTAAGAGAGAAGGAAACCGATAAAGCGGATATTCTGTTTTTTGCGACGTCTTTACCGTTATCTGAGGACATTTTAGAAGTGAGTATTCAGGCAGGTTTGAAGCCGTTAAGCGCGGAGATTCGCGGGACGGCATTACAGCGATTGATTTCATATACAAACCCAGAATGGCTACGTGAAACCGAGATGGTTGTTGATTTATCTAAGGAATCCATTGATATTCATATTTTTGCTAATGAAACCATTGCCTTTTCAAGAACAATGACAGTGGGGGCAATGGATTCGGAACAGGAAGACTTGTTTTCAGTAAGTGATGTTTTGCCATTTGATGGGTTTGTGGAGAGCTTAGTAGAGGCGGCTGTGTCAGTTGAGGAGTCAGCCATTTATGAAGAGACGTATATTAACGATGTTGTTACTGAAATAGAGAAAGCACAGAACTTCTTTCGATTCTCTTTAAGCAAGGGAAAAAGCAATTTTAAACGAGTCATCGTTACTGGGAAAAATGCTTGCCAGTTCGTTTCTGTATTATCAGACAGGTTAGAAGTAGAAGTAGTAGATATTGATTTTTCAAAGATTGTTTCGGAGAATTTTCCTAAAAAAGACCTTCTGAACTCAACAAGCGTTGCGATTGGACTAGCTCTTAAAGGAAATGAAACAGAAAAGAAGAAGTGGAAAAAGTAA
- a CDS encoding type II secretion system protein — protein MLKSLKKKMKDQAGLTLIELLVVIVILGIIAAVAIPMVMSNKDQAEINANKQSLAILKDAVSRYNAVEGTATPATSALLVSEGYLESLPTCADGSAGFSVANGVVSSSCTGALTSSDETEED, from the coding sequence ATGTTAAAATCATTAAAGAAGAAAATGAAAGACCAAGCTGGTCTAACACTAATCGAATTGTTAGTTGTTATTGTTATTTTGGGGATTATTGCTGCTGTGGCGATTCCGATGGTTATGAGTAATAAAGATCAAGCTGAAATTAATGCAAATAAACAGTCACTTGCAATTTTAAAGGACGCTGTTAGTCGATACAATGCAGTAGAGGGAACTGCTACTCCTGCTACGTCTGCTCTTTTAGTTTCTGAAGGATATCTTGAATCATTACCAACATGTGCTGATGGTAGTGCTGGTTTTTCTGTTGCAAATGGTGTAGTATCCTCTTCTTGTACAGGTGCTTTAACTTCCTCAGATGAAACAGAAGAAGATTAA
- a CDS encoding type IV pilus twitching motility protein PilT: MIQKLLLFAFQNGASDLHITTAVTPIVRINGKLKKVGSQALTPNETEEMARELMTPELQEHFDQKGEVDFSYALPGICRFRVNVFRQRGSVGIVCRVINSNVPNFLDLHLPEIIKVFAQKTQGLLIVTGPTGSGKSTTLASIVDFINENMSKHILTLEDPIEYLHKHKKSIVNQREIGLDSNSFAVGLRAALRQDPDVILVGEMRDLDTIRTAITAAETGHLVLATLHTSGAAQTVDRIIDVFPAEQQQQIRTQLAGTLVGVVSQRLLPVAKDDGRRAAMEILVNNHAVANLIRSNKIHQIQSILETNKALGMQTMNMSVRELVQSGIITKQTADEFIPNWDAHQ, from the coding sequence ATGATTCAAAAACTATTATTATTTGCGTTTCAAAATGGGGCATCGGATTTACACATTACGACGGCTGTTACCCCCATTGTAAGAATCAATGGGAAGTTAAAAAAGGTAGGAAGCCAAGCGCTCACTCCTAACGAAACAGAGGAAATGGCAAGGGAGCTCATGACTCCAGAGTTGCAGGAACATTTTGACCAAAAAGGTGAGGTTGATTTTTCCTATGCTTTACCAGGAATCTGCCGTTTTCGTGTGAATGTTTTTAGACAGAGAGGATCTGTGGGAATCGTATGTCGTGTGATCAATAGTAATGTACCAAATTTTCTCGACCTTCATCTCCCAGAGATCATCAAGGTTTTTGCTCAGAAGACACAAGGATTATTAATCGTTACAGGACCAACGGGAAGTGGAAAATCCACGACGCTTGCTTCCATTGTTGACTTTATTAATGAAAATATGAGCAAGCATATTTTAACGCTAGAAGACCCAATCGAATACTTGCATAAGCATAAAAAAAGCATCGTGAATCAGCGAGAGATTGGATTGGACTCCAATTCCTTTGCGGTTGGTTTACGAGCAGCACTAAGGCAGGACCCCGATGTGATTCTTGTGGGAGAGATGCGAGATCTTGATACGATTCGAACAGCGATTACGGCTGCTGAAACAGGGCATCTAGTTCTTGCAACTCTTCATACATCAGGCGCTGCACAAACGGTTGACCGAATCATCGATGTATTTCCAGCAGAGCAGCAACAGCAAATTCGTACCCAGCTTGCAGGGACATTAGTAGGGGTCGTTTCCCAACGATTATTACCTGTTGCCAAAGATGACGGAAGAAGAGCAGCTATGGAGATTTTAGTGAATAATCATGCCGTTGCAAATTTGATTCGTTCCAATAAAATTCACCAGATACAATCCATTTTGGAAACAAATAAGGCTCTTGGTATGCAAACGATGAATATGTCAGTTAGAGAGCTTGTTCAAAGTGGGATTATTACCAAACAAACGGCTGATGAGTTTATTCCGAATTGGGATGCCCATCAGTAA
- a CDS encoding type II secretion system F family protein: MQFKYKGIDSLTGKEQKGKLMAANQVAAAEELERRGLYIAELKEIKESILNKDLNIIIGAPVKNQDFVIFCRQLATLLNAGTPIVDAINLLSEQVSSKPFQQALKTIYQDVRSGTSLSKSCSQFPKIFDRIFVNMVLAGETSGDLENVMNRLAIFYEKDRKVKEKVKSAMVYPIAVSVVAVIVVVILLTKVLPSLLNNLLSVGGEIPVPTKIVMAASDFLIHQWYIALSVVILLVVGFIATKRNPKGRYMLDLIALRTPIFGTLLQKTILARVSRTMASLFASSVPVLQTLTMSAEVAGNSVVAKVLEDSKNSLRRGESLSTPLANSWVFPKITTHMVRIGEETGQLDTMFEKIAEFYEDDVEEMSTRLSAILEPLMIAVLGSIVGLIVMAAMLPMFSIYENFK, translated from the coding sequence ATGCAATTTAAATACAAGGGAATTGACTCCCTTACCGGCAAAGAGCAAAAAGGAAAGCTCATGGCTGCCAATCAGGTAGCGGCAGCAGAGGAGCTTGAACGAAGAGGTTTATATATTGCTGAGCTAAAGGAAATAAAAGAGTCGATTTTAAATAAGGATCTTAATATTATTATTGGAGCACCTGTAAAGAATCAGGACTTCGTTATTTTTTGTCGTCAGTTAGCTACCTTGCTGAATGCAGGGACGCCGATTGTTGATGCGATTAATCTTTTGTCCGAGCAAGTGTCTTCAAAGCCGTTTCAACAAGCGTTAAAGACGATTTATCAAGATGTTCGTTCCGGGACATCTTTGTCAAAATCATGCTCACAGTTTCCGAAAATCTTTGACCGTATTTTTGTAAATATGGTTCTTGCCGGGGAAACGAGTGGGGACTTAGAAAATGTGATGAACAGGTTAGCCATTTTTTATGAAAAAGATCGTAAGGTAAAGGAAAAGGTAAAGTCAGCGATGGTGTACCCGATTGCTGTTTCCGTTGTTGCGGTCATCGTTGTCGTGATTCTTTTAACAAAGGTCCTTCCGAGTCTTTTAAACAACTTACTATCAGTAGGTGGAGAAATTCCTGTTCCGACGAAAATCGTTATGGCAGCGTCTGATTTCTTGATTCATCAATGGTATATCGCATTATCCGTTGTCATCTTACTAGTAGTAGGATTTATTGCCACTAAGCGGAATCCAAAGGGACGATATATGCTTGATTTAATCGCTTTACGAACGCCAATCTTTGGGACATTGTTGCAGAAAACCATTTTAGCTCGTGTATCAAGAACAATGGCTTCTCTGTTTGCCAGCTCGGTTCCCGTTCTGCAAACATTAACGATGAGTGCAGAGGTGGCGGGGAATTCAGTCGTCGCGAAGGTGCTGGAGGACTCAAAGAATTCATTAAGACGAGGGGAAAGCTTATCCACTCCGTTGGCGAACAGCTGGGTATTTCCTAAGATTACTACGCATATGGTGCGAATCGGGGAAGAAACGGGTCAGCTTGATACAATGTTTGAAAAAATTGCCGAGTTTTATGAGGACGATGTGGAGGAAATGTCTACTCGTTTGAGTGCCATCTTAGAGCCTCTTATGATTGCTGTGTTGGGAAGTATTGTAGGCTTAATCGTAATGGCCGCAATGCTACCGATGTTCTCTATCTATGAAAATTTTAAATAA
- the gspE gene encoding type II secretion system ATPase GspE, whose product MALKRKRIGDLLIETNVITEEQLMDALLQQKSSGLRLGDQLVAMNIVDEDTIIQVLEFQLGIKKVNLYELEIDRKLINIIDEELARKYQLLPLKKTNDKLLVAMVDPLDYFAIDDLRLSTGFRIEPAIAKRHEIQVALNRYYGMQKSIDKMLEDMPLNEEDEGFLEAQQSDDSPVAKMVNQLLSQALQVGASDIHIDPHEHETLIRLRVDGVLRTERTLPKNMNNVLVSRIKIMSKLNIAEKRLPQDGRFKMDVDMRNIDLRVSILPTVFGEKVVMRLLDTGNVVLGIEKLGFSERNEANFRKMISNAYGIILVTGPTGSGKSTTLYTALQKLNTDEVNIITVEDPVEYQIRGINQVQVKANIGMTFAAGLRSILRQDPDIIMLGEIRDTETAEIALRSALTGHLVLSTLHTNDSVSAVSRLMDMGIEPFLVSSAVTGVVAQRLVRKICKNCASPYVPTHEEREQFQSRGMDTSQLKKGTGCSVCNNSGYRGRMAIHETLLIDDELRNMITQKMQDSAYRKYVNTKGFVSMFEDGLQKAAQGLTTLEEVYRVTVE is encoded by the coding sequence ATGGCACTTAAGCGAAAGCGTATAGGCGATTTGCTTATTGAAACAAATGTAATTACAGAAGAGCAATTAATGGATGCCCTGCTTCAGCAAAAAAGTTCTGGTTTGCGTCTCGGTGATCAATTAGTTGCGATGAATATCGTGGATGAAGACACGATTATTCAAGTGCTGGAATTCCAGCTCGGCATTAAAAAGGTGAATTTGTATGAGCTTGAGATTGATCGAAAGCTCATTAATATTATAGATGAAGAATTAGCGAGAAAGTACCAGCTGCTTCCACTAAAAAAGACAAATGATAAATTGCTTGTGGCGATGGTGGACCCACTCGATTATTTCGCGATTGACGATCTTCGTTTGAGTACGGGCTTCCGTATTGAGCCAGCGATAGCAAAAAGGCATGAAATTCAGGTAGCGTTAAATCGTTATTATGGTATGCAAAAATCGATTGATAAAATGCTTGAGGATATGCCGTTAAACGAGGAAGATGAAGGCTTTTTAGAAGCACAGCAGTCAGATGATTCTCCAGTCGCAAAAATGGTGAATCAGCTTTTAAGCCAGGCGCTTCAAGTCGGGGCAAGTGATATTCACATTGACCCGCATGAGCACGAAACGCTTATTCGTCTTCGCGTGGATGGGGTCCTGAGAACAGAGCGAACCCTCCCGAAAAACATGAATAATGTACTTGTCTCAAGAATCAAGATTATGTCCAAGTTGAACATCGCTGAAAAGCGTCTTCCACAAGATGGACGTTTTAAAATGGACGTTGATATGAGAAATATTGACCTTCGTGTATCGATTCTTCCAACCGTTTTCGGGGAAAAGGTTGTTATGCGTTTGTTGGATACAGGAAATGTAGTGCTTGGAATTGAAAAGCTTGGATTTTCAGAGAGAAACGAAGCCAACTTCCGAAAAATGATTAGTAATGCATACGGAATCATTCTCGTTACAGGTCCAACAGGGTCAGGAAAATCGACAACCCTATACACCGCGTTACAAAAGCTGAATACCGATGAAGTGAATATCATCACAGTTGAGGATCCGGTTGAATATCAGATTCGTGGAATTAATCAGGTTCAGGTTAAAGCGAATATTGGTATGACGTTTGCGGCTGGTCTTCGTTCCATCCTCAGACAGGACCCGGATATTATCATGCTTGGTGAGATTCGTGATACAGAAACAGCAGAAATTGCTTTACGATCAGCCCTTACTGGTCACCTTGTATTAAGTACGCTTCATACGAATGATTCGGTTTCTGCGGTAAGCCGTCTGATGGATATGGGGATTGAGCCCTTCCTAGTGTCATCGGCAGTGACGGGGGTTGTTGCGCAACGATTGGTTCGGAAGATATGTAAAAACTGCGCGAGTCCGTATGTGCCAACACATGAAGAAAGAGAGCAATTTCAATCTAGAGGAATGGATACAAGCCAGTTGAAAAAAGGGACAGGCTGCTCGGTTTGTAATAATTCTGGCTATCGCGGACGTATGGCCATTCATGAGACGCTCCTCATTGATGATGAGCTACGAAATATGATTACACAAAAGATGCAGGACTCCGCTTATCGTAAGTACGTAAACACAAAAGGTTTTGTATCGATGTTTGAGGATGGATTGCAAAAAGCAGCACAAGGATTAACTACTTTAGAAGAGGTTTATCGCGTAACGGTAGAATAA
- the ade gene encoding adenine deaminase yields MDKSRLKQRIEVASGKTEADLVIKNGKIIDVFTGEIYEGDVAITDGAFVGVGNYSGKKEFDARGRYVCPAFLDGHVHIESSMVSPKEFAKVELLRGVTTIVADPHEIANVLGVKGIQLLLDTSENLPFNFYFMLPSCVPATSFELAGATLEIEDLSPLFSHPRVLGLAEVMNFPAVKNAEESMLNKLYEAKRLNAKIDGHAAGLSDMDINVFMTSGVRTDHECTSAEDAIARLRRGMYLMIREGTVARDLKKLLPVVNERNARRCLFVTDDKHLDDILHEGSIDYNVRLAISEGLDPLTAIQLATINTAECFGLQEKGAIAPGYDADFLLLDDLHSVSISHVFKDGNLMVEHGQLINFPENEQTDISSEYVNTVCFHDFSEEALHLPITENKANIIEINKNSLVTNHLFEEVTVNESGCFESSFEKDQCKLVVIERHHYTNEIGIGIVKGLGLKNGAIASTVAHDSHNLVVAGTSDSDILFAAKKIKEMQGGLVVVKDGEVLASLHLPIAGLLSLGTYEDVYAGLNKLTLALEEIGVGEGFNPFLTVSFLSLPVIPEIKLTAQGLYDVINQKHIPC; encoded by the coding sequence ATGGACAAAAGCAGACTAAAACAACGTATTGAAGTGGCCTCAGGGAAAACGGAGGCTGATCTTGTCATAAAAAATGGCAAAATTATTGATGTATTTACCGGTGAAATTTATGAAGGTGACGTTGCCATCACAGATGGAGCCTTCGTTGGAGTAGGGAATTATTCTGGTAAAAAGGAATTTGATGCAAGAGGGCGATATGTATGCCCTGCTTTTCTTGATGGTCATGTTCATATTGAATCATCCATGGTGTCTCCGAAGGAATTTGCGAAGGTTGAGCTACTAAGAGGAGTTACCACCATTGTTGCCGATCCTCACGAAATCGCCAATGTATTAGGTGTTAAAGGAATTCAGCTTTTACTTGATACTTCGGAAAATCTCCCCTTTAATTTTTACTTTATGCTTCCTTCCTGCGTACCTGCCACTAGCTTTGAGTTAGCGGGTGCCACACTTGAGATTGAGGATCTTTCCCCATTGTTTTCCCATCCGAGAGTGCTAGGTTTAGCAGAGGTAATGAATTTTCCAGCTGTGAAAAATGCGGAAGAGTCGATGTTAAATAAGTTATATGAAGCAAAGCGGTTAAACGCAAAAATTGATGGTCATGCCGCTGGACTGAGTGATATGGACATTAATGTATTTATGACTTCTGGTGTACGAACCGATCATGAGTGTACTTCTGCCGAAGATGCGATTGCTCGTTTGCGCCGCGGGATGTACCTAATGATTCGTGAAGGCACTGTTGCTAGAGATTTAAAGAAGCTACTTCCTGTTGTGAATGAACGAAATGCTAGACGCTGTCTTTTTGTCACAGACGATAAACATCTCGATGATATCCTGCATGAAGGAAGCATTGATTACAATGTTCGATTAGCCATTTCGGAAGGACTCGACCCCCTTACAGCTATTCAGTTAGCTACTATTAATACCGCTGAATGCTTTGGTTTACAGGAAAAAGGAGCGATTGCACCAGGATATGACGCGGACTTTTTACTTCTGGATGATCTGCATTCCGTGAGCATCTCGCATGTGTTTAAAGATGGGAATCTTATGGTTGAACATGGGCAATTAATTAATTTCCCAGAAAATGAGCAAACAGATATTTCTTCTGAATATGTAAATACCGTTTGTTTTCATGATTTTTCCGAAGAGGCGTTACATCTTCCCATCACTGAAAACAAAGCCAATATTATAGAAATCAATAAAAACAGTCTCGTAACCAATCATCTTTTTGAAGAAGTAACGGTAAACGAATCAGGTTGTTTTGAATCTTCCTTTGAAAAAGATCAATGCAAGCTGGTCGTAATCGAAAGGCACCATTACACAAATGAAATTGGCATAGGAATCGTGAAAGGATTAGGATTGAAAAACGGAGCGATTGCCTCGACGGTTGCTCATGACTCACATAATTTAGTGGTCGCTGGAACAAGTGACTCAGATATCTTATTTGCTGCCAAAAAAATAAAAGAAATGCAAGGTGGGCTTGTGGTTGTTAAAGATGGAGAAGTGTTAGCCTCTCTACACCTCCCTATTGCTGGTCTTCTTTCATTGGGCACCTATGAAGACGTGTATGCTGGATTGAATAAGCTGACCCTCGCACTAGAAGAAATTGGAGTAGGCGAAGGCTTCAACCCGTTCTTAACGGTATCCTTCTTATCTCTTCCCGTCATTCCAGAGATTAAGCTTACCGCTCAAGGACTTTATGATGTAATAAACCAAAAGCATATTCCATGTTAA
- a CDS encoding type IV pilus modification PilV family protein gives MNNQNGVTLIELLISVVIAGMVIVPLLLIMTGSFTRTVEQGEDTQLNYYGQQIMENIREKGYKSGTSPAQYYCQKDQGCVTTTIANYDAKVTITAKPVMYSAIEFFEITAKVVSNDSSSLELVTVVKKQ, from the coding sequence ATGAACAACCAAAATGGAGTCACATTAATTGAATTATTGATCTCTGTCGTTATTGCCGGAATGGTGATTGTTCCGTTGCTCCTAATCATGACGGGTTCTTTTACCAGAACGGTAGAGCAAGGTGAAGACACACAATTGAACTATTATGGGCAGCAGATTATGGAAAATATCCGTGAAAAAGGGTACAAAAGTGGAACCTCCCCTGCACAATATTATTGCCAAAAAGACCAAGGTTGTGTCACCACCACCATAGCCAACTATGATGCAAAAGTGACGATCACAGCGAAACCGGTTATGTATAGTGCGATTGAGTTCTTTGAAATAACAGCAAAAGTAGTATCAAATGACTCTTCTAGTTTAGAGCTTGTCACGGTGGTGAAAAAGCAGTGA
- a CDS encoding nucleoside deaminase, protein MEKVFFMNEAIKLACENVLSNHGGPFGAIVIKDGKIIGKGKNEVTSTNDPTAHAEVQAIREACSYLGSFQLTDCEIYTSCEPCPMCIGAIYWARPKAVYYACTKEEAAQIGFDDHFIYEEISLPIENRTIMMNQITVEQYNLPFKMWEVSSDKTEY, encoded by the coding sequence TTGGAAAAAGTATTTTTTATGAATGAAGCGATTAAGTTAGCTTGTGAAAATGTGTTAAGTAATCATGGTGGTCCTTTTGGGGCGATTGTGATTAAGGACGGGAAAATTATCGGAAAGGGAAAAAATGAGGTCACAAGCACTAATGACCCTACTGCCCATGCAGAGGTTCAAGCGATTCGTGAGGCTTGCTCTTATTTAGGCAGTTTCCAATTAACAGATTGTGAGATTTATACAAGCTGTGAACCATGTCCGATGTGCATCGGAGCGATTTATTGGGCGAGGCCAAAGGCAGTTTATTATGCGTGTACAAAAGAGGAAGCGGCCCAAATTGGCTTTGATGATCACTTTATTTATGAAGAAATTAGCTTGCCAATCGAAAATAGAACGATTATGATGAATCAAATTACTGTTGAACAGTACAATCTACCGTTTAAAATGTGGGAAGTATCATCTGACAAAACAGAATACTAG
- a CDS encoding prepilin peptidase produces MTAIIFFLVYKKIGLTPELLPAILLSTLLILSVLTDIREKLILDVITLPSIVVLVIVRFFIGEEPFLTYLIGGVIGFGLLLLLAVVSKGGMGGGDIKLYAAIGVVLGPALTVMSLVLASFVGAVVGLLLIALKIVKRREPIAFGPSIMIGTLVTYLYGEDIWTWYSSLLL; encoded by the coding sequence ATGACTGCCATTATCTTTTTCCTTGTTTATAAGAAAATTGGACTAACTCCTGAGTTACTACCTGCTATTCTTTTATCAACTTTATTAATTCTGTCTGTTTTAACTGACATTCGTGAAAAGTTAATTTTAGACGTGATTACTCTACCTAGTATTGTGGTTCTTGTCATTGTGCGTTTCTTCATCGGGGAAGAACCATTTTTAACATACTTAATAGGCGGTGTAATAGGTTTTGGCTTGCTCTTGTTGCTTGCTGTTGTCAGCAAAGGCGGCATGGGTGGCGGCGATATTAAGCTATATGCAGCCATTGGAGTGGTACTAGGACCCGCGCTTACTGTAATGAGTCTTGTGTTAGCCTCATTTGTTGGAGCAGTTGTTGGATTACTATTAATCGCACTAAAAATTGTCAAACGTAGAGAACCGATTGCCTTTGGGCCGTCGATTATGATTGGAACATTAGTGACTTACCTGTACGGAGAAGATATATGGACTTGGTACAGCTCACTACTCCTATAA
- a CDS encoding prepilin-type N-terminal cleavage/methylation domain-containing protein: protein MRNEKGVTLIELLIVILIMVSISALAFSLFSYGTKMERAVAMENELQREARFIMETISNTVRDGQEISSKIVYSNGEIKLVSGTLLSKNVKSYTVTEQLVEGGTEKRYKVTLVLEKDDHEYKVSTEVFNDAQKRVRY, encoded by the coding sequence GTGAGAAATGAAAAAGGTGTAACACTAATTGAATTACTCATTGTCATTTTAATTATGGTAAGTATCTCAGCACTTGCCTTTTCACTGTTTAGCTATGGGACAAAAATGGAACGAGCAGTAGCAATGGAAAATGAACTACAGAGAGAGGCTCGCTTTATTATGGAAACGATCTCGAATACGGTAAGAGATGGACAAGAGATTAGCAGTAAAATCGTGTATTCTAATGGTGAAATTAAGTTAGTATCGGGCACCTTATTATCTAAAAATGTAAAAAGCTATACAGTAACTGAACAGCTAGTAGAAGGTGGAACGGAAAAACGGTACAAAGTGACTCTAGTATTAGAAAAAGATGATCACGAGTATAAGGTTTCGACCGAAGTCTTTAATGATGCACAAAAAAGAGTAAGGTATTAA